One Penaeus monodon isolate SGIC_2016 chromosome 37, NSTDA_Pmon_1, whole genome shotgun sequence genomic region harbors:
- the LOC119596309 gene encoding microtubule-associated protein 9-like produces the protein MSDSSLDDFFEEGSEDSEKYKEDCSCKSGEEDQAASKDESEPYSSASESENESPRNSWSEKTVDSVSEEAENEIDMDNEKQNKSDTEDSGKQYPDDASRSDDLERLQMSQSNASSSSSSSSPSKGSRVRPQSGRSPMKVLISAVQGPPSVSDEPLRDSSSSAPRRDTSSLSSTNLSPVKSEPPCASPLMVRKSPIHVAVRSREASPRTQESAAPQARDLQLSTSSKGINSVLSSKEQSSRVSSGTSTSRSRSAATRPRIMDRESPLHKLPRHRPLGNYARSLKMLGVKMPSPTHKPSRTPRSASSQSWQSEGKLHTRVTRRSTSMEDVSRAIPQVKNPASLSALTVDEGQRATLSQAVYEEWYFKRCRQIRSQRVKAKDKQREEERKKEVKNKEKEEKVTVAVCEWEEKKLEQKKKEREKKKTESQKAAEKEKEQQEKQLRIAAAIEAWEKEKIALAKEKREKKRAEKQRKMEKAQEQLTKREEAEVVFKSWKEQKKIEETEKRRRAKQEEAERKMKEEQEKLEKRQDAEMSFAAWKKMKMAEQGENLKKVYQDSEGAKSMLLRRQLERSSEALEAYERWLEEVEDRRPARIYENARTSVLVRARSPWWPGGSRNSLLGC, from the exons ATGTCGGACAGCAGCCTAGATGACTTTTTTGAGGAGGGGAGTGAAGATTCTGAGAAATATAAGGAAGACTGTTCTTGCAAATCGGGTGAAGAAGATCAGGCAGCGTCCAAAGATGAGAGCGAGCCTTACAGCAGCGCGAGTGAGAGCGAGAATGAATCGCCCCGAAATTCATGGAGTGAAAAAACGGTTGACAGTGTCAGTGAAGAGGCGGAAAATGAAATTGATATGGATAacgaaaagcaaaataaaagcgACACGGAAGACAGTGGCAAACAGTACCCCGATGACGCCAGCAGAAGTGACGACCTTGAACGTCTTCAAATGTCTCAGAGCAACGcctcatcgtcttcttcttcttcttcgccttctaaGGGCTCGAGAGTCCGGCCGCAGTCTGGCAGGAGCCCGATGAAGGTCCTCATCAGCGCAGTGCAAGGCCCGCCCTCCGTCTCGGACGAGCCTCTGAGAG aCAGCTCGAGCTCCGCGCCCCGCAGAGACACTTCGAGCTTGAGCTCCACCAACCTGAGCCCCGTCAAGAGCGAGCCTCCGTGCGCCTCTCCGCTCATGGTGAGGAAGAGCCCGATACACGTCGCCGTTCGGTCACGCGAAGCGTCCCCGAGAACCCAGGAATCAGCAGCACCACAGGCGAGGGACCTGCAGCTCTCCACAAGCTCCAAGGGGATCAACAGTGTCCTCAGCAGCAAAGAACAGTCGAGCAGGG TGTCTTCCGGCACATCCACGAGTCGGTCCCGGTCCGCCGCGACTCGACCGAGGATCATGGACCGGGAATCTCCCTTACACAAG CTTCCACGCCATCGCCCTCTCGGAAATTACGCTCGCAGTCTAAAGATGCTTGGGGTGAAGATGCCCTCGCCTACCCACAAGCCATCAAG gACTCCGAGGTCAGCGTCCTCGCAGTCGTGGCAGAGCGAAGGGAAGCTGCACACGCGCGTGACCCGCCGCTCGACCTCCATGGAGGACGTGAGCCGCGCCATCCCGCAGGTCAAGAACCCGGCCTCGCTCAGCGCCCTCACTGTCG ACGAGGGCCAGCGCGCCACCCTCAGCCAGGCCGTTTACGAGGAGTGGTACTTCAAGAGGTGCCGCCAGATCAGGTCGCAGAGGGTCAAGGCCAAAGACAAacagcgagaagaggagaggaagaaagaggtg aaaaacaaggaaaaggaggagaaggtgacaGTTGCAGTGTGCGAATGGGAAGAGAAGAAGCtcgagcagaagaagaaggagcgagagaagaaaaagacggaaTCTCAGAAGGCagcggaaaaggagaaggaacagCAAGAGAAGCAGCTGCGAATAGCGGCCGCCATCGAGgcttgggagaaggagaagatagcgCTGGCcaaggaaaagcgagagaagaagagggcgGAGAAGCAACGGAAGATGGAAAAGGCGCAGGAACAGCTGACCAAGAGAGAGGAAGCGGAAGTG GTATTCAAATCCTGGAAGGAGCAGAAGAAAATCGAAGAAACGGAAAAGCGAAGGAGAGCAAAACAAGAGGAGGCAGAacggaagatgaaagaagaacaagagaagttGGAGAAACGGCAGGACGCGGAGATGTCTTTTGCTGcttggaagaaaatgaaaatggcagAGCAAGGAGAAAATCTTAAGAAGGTTTA TCAAGATTCCGAGGGCGCGAAGTCGATGCTGTTGCGGCGCCAGCTGGAGCGCTCGTCGGAGGCGCTGGAGGCGTACGAGCGCTggctggaggaggtggaggaccgGCGGCCCGCGCGCATCTACGAGAACGCGCGCACCTCGGTCTTGGTTCGCGCGCGCTCTCCGTGGTGGCCAGGGGGCTCCAGGAACTCTCTCCTTGGTTGCTGA